In one Canis lupus dingo isolate Sandy chromosome 16, ASM325472v2, whole genome shotgun sequence genomic region, the following are encoded:
- the LOC112664397 gene encoding ral guanine nucleotide dissociation stimulator-like, with product MFPDRYTSWEDLEEPPECGCFEWWSCWCDRQTQRLREFFRRCRRSLQSSTWEIRSAAREYECRWKRKEKIRHTPGSSTSSEDLQGLKAERASALRKNRIFPTTPSRRELLEQQVEELVPALLCLDDLSIVQFMETYPEFGTTEEILDLLFAKYRCIQASPEKGEIQMLWESTMTSFLTIWLTYYEEDFDDPPEFPALTKLMNFTGQYLPDSTLDRRVNSYSEYLRNLHQAEFQGGDDTVSSDREQHREPPQERARASTEGPAPPSGSQGMELVLADAAEGSAQALMPAAVYKVRHVMVRPLHPCADPEEPPAPLGALEAERAPPPAIEVINGPEQPPHSGEQPASDPEQHPEPPRQEPARGRLWGLLHLQGLRGWSWSRLLKLRVRPEP from the exons ATGTTCCCTGATAGATATACCAGTTGGGAGGATCTTGAGGAACCCCCGGAATGCGGCTGCTTCGAATGGTGGAGCTGTTGGTGCGACCGTCAAACCCAACGCCTCAGGGAGTTTTTCAGGAGGTGCCGGAGG TCTTTACAGAGCTCCACATGGGAGATACGGAGCGCCGCGCGGGAATATGAGTGCCggtggaagaggaaagagaaaatccgCCACACCCCAGGGTCCAGCACATCCTCCGAAGACCTGCAAGGGTTGAAG gCTGAAAGGGCCTCAGCCCTGAGAAAGAATCGGATCTTCCCGACCACCCCCAGCCGGAGGGAGCTGCTGGAGCAGCAGGTAGAAGAACTGGTGCCCGCCTTGCTGTGCTTGGACGACCTTTCCATTGTTCAATTTATGGAAACATATCCTGAATTTGGCACCACCGAAGAGATCCTGGACCTGCTGTTTGCAAA GTATCGATGCATCCAAGCGTCCCCCGAGAAAGGAGAAATCCAGATGCTCTGGGAAAG caCCATGACCTCCTTCCTGACCATCTGGCTGACCTACTACGAGGAGGACTTCGACGATCCCCCAGAATTTCCTGCCCTGACAAAGCTGATGAATTTCACGGGGCAGTACTTGCCAGACTCAACGCTGGACCGTCGAGTCAACAGTTACTCTGAATATTTAAGAAACCTCCATCAAGCGGAGTTTCAGGGTGGAG ATGATACTGTGTCTTCGGACCGCGAGCAACACCGTGAACCACCCCAAGAGCGCGCCCGAGCTTCGACGGAGGGGCCTGCTCCACCTTCAGGGTCTCAGGGGATGGAGCTGGTCCTGGCCGATGCAGCTGAGGGATCGGCCCAAGCCCTGATGCCAGCTGCCGTTTACAAGGTAAGACACGTGATGGTCAGACCTCTCCATCCCTGTGCTGACCCGGAAGAACCACCTGCACCCTTGGGAGCGCTGGAGGCCGAACGGGCCCCACCACCGGCTATCGAGGTCATCAATGGGCCGGAGCAGCCGCCTCACTCAGGGGAGCAACCGGCTTCGGACCCCGAGCAACACCCGGAACCACCGCGGCAAGAGCCCGCCCGAGGCCGACTGTGGGGCCTGCTGCACCTTCAGGGTCTCAGGGGATGGAGCTGGTCCCGGCTGCTGAAGCTGAGGGTTCGGCCCGAGCCCTGA